A single window of Nicotiana sylvestris chromosome 5, ASM39365v2, whole genome shotgun sequence DNA harbors:
- the LOC138869417 gene encoding uncharacterized protein, producing the protein MANDGLNAENVQGHTHPVETVQGHAHPVEAVLGHTHPLYLRPSDTPGEHLIEFKLIRTENYNLWSRSIRIGLFTKNKIGFIDGTCKKENFEQNLHDQWERCNAFVLSWIMNDVTKELYSTVVYGSSACNVWRDLKERFDKRNISRIYNLSQEIIALKQGLAPVSVYYSKLKDLWDEYDVMTTTPSCPCPESRIFVEHIQQQCSF; encoded by the coding sequence ATGGCTAATGATGGATTGAATGCTGAGAATGTGCAAGGACACACTCATCCTGTTGAGACTGTGCAAGGACACGCTCATCCTGTTGAGGCTGTGCTAGGGCACACTCATCCTTTGTATTTACGACCATCAGACACGCCGGGAGAGCATCTGATTGAATTTAAGCTGATAAGGACAGAGAACTACAATTTGTGGTCTAGATCTATAAGAATTGGGCTGTTTACGAAGAACAAAATTGGATTTATTGATGGAACCTGTAAGAAGGAGAATTTTGAGCAAAATTTGCACGATCAGTGGGAGAGATGCAATGCATTTGTGCTATCATGGATAATGAATGATGTCACCAAAGAGCTCTATAGTACTGTGGTCTATGGGTCCTCTGCGTGTAATGTGTGGAGAGATCTGAAGGAACGGTTTGATAAGAGGAACATCTCTAGAATCTACAATTTGTCGCAGGAAATTATAGCCCTTAAGCAAGGTTTGGCACCAGTCTCTGTTTACTATTCTAAACTGAAGGACCTATGGGATGAATATGATGTTATGACAACTACTCCTTCATGTCCATGTCCTGAGTCAAGGATATTTGTGGAACATATTCAGCAACAATGCAGTTTCTAA